One genomic region from Spinacia oleracea cultivar Varoflay unplaced genomic scaffold, BTI_SOV_V1 SOVchr0_003, whole genome shotgun sequence encodes:
- the LOC130464804 gene encoding uncharacterized protein has translation MASKKLRPYFLAHKLVVYTDQPLKQPLTKLDAAGRMLKWAIELNAFYISYEPRKVIKGQAFADFIAEMTRPTFEKNVATRWTVYVDGSSTQNGCGAGIICQSPEGDKYEYVMRFNFQTSNNEAEYEALLAGIKMCKAAGAQEILAFSDSQLIVSQVNGDYEARDPNMIKYMQVVHQEIEHLKSFEAKQIPRTENNQADALSKLATSASCDTPRHVFWEVNDKRSIEQELCAPMVAILDRSSTWMDPIIAYKVDGSLPDDSSLAAKIQKKSSWFEWWNGVLYRKSFSRPLLRCVTPEKGKEILDDLHQGLCSSHIGGRALAEKALRTGYYWPTLREDALAMVQKCDKCQRFAHLIHRPANPLTPIMSPIPFAKWGMDLLGPYTTAPGGRRYVIVAVDYFTKWVEAEALKNIKTSDTTAYTAALPLWDDLKPMAKSKPLTRLSPRGIKKKLDEAKGLWADELPNVLWSPHHG, from the exons ATGGCCAGCAAGAAGCTGCGCCCTTACTTTCTGGCACACAAACTAGTGGTATACACAGACCAACCTTTGAAACAACCCCTTACTAAGCTAGACGCTGCTGGACGAATGCTGAAATGGGCAATTGAACTTAATGCATTTTATATCTCATATGAGCCTCGAAAAGTTATCAAGGGACAAGCATTTGCTGATTTCATTGCAGAAATGACGAGGCCGACTTTTGAAAAGAATGTGGCGACTCGCTGGACAGTCTATGTAGATGGCTCGTCAACCCAGAACGGGTGTGGAGCCGGCATAATATGTCAATCTCCCGAAGGAGACAAGTATGAGTATGTCATGAGATTCAATTTCCAAACATCCAACAACGAGGCAGAATACGAAGCTTTATTAGCCGGCATAAAAATGTGCAAAGCCGCTGGAGCTCAAGAAATACTTGCCTTCTCTGACtctcaactcattgtgagtcAAGTAAATGGGGACTATGAGGCAAGAGACCCTAACATGATCAAATATATGCAAGTTGTGCATCAAGAAATAGAACATCTAAAGAGCTTTGAAGCTAAGCAGATTCCCAGAACGGAGAACAATCAGGCCGATGCCCTGTCAAAACTAGCTACCTCGGCTTCCTGTGATACACCGCGTCACGTGTTCTGGGAAGTAAATGATAAGCGAAGTATTGAGCAGGAATTGTGCGCTCCTATGGTAGCTATTCTGGATCGGTCGTCAACCTGGATGGACCCTATCATTGCTTACAAAGTGGACGGTTCGCTTCCGGACGACTCAAGTCTGGCCGCCAAAATACAAAAGaagagttcttggtttgaatggtGGAATGGAGTTTTGTACAGGAAGTCATTTTCTAGACCCCTTCTGCGGTGTGTCACTCCTGAGAAAGGGAAAGAAATTCTAGATGATTTGCACCAGGGATTATGTAGCTCCCACATTGGAGGACGAGCCTTGGCAGAGAAAGCCTTGCGAACTGGTTATTACTGGCCCACTTTGAGAGAAGACGCCCTAGCTATGGTGCAAAAATGTGACAAGTGTCAACGGTTTGCTCATCTCATCCACAGGCCGGCCAACCCTCTCACTCCTATTATGAGTCCCATTCCGTTTGCCAAGTGGGGAATGGACCTGTTAGGGCCATATACAACGGCCCCTGGGGGCCGACGCTATGTGATAGTGGCTGTtgattacttcaccaagtgggttGAAGCAGAGGCTCTCAAGAACATAAAGACAAGTGAT ACCACGGCATACACAGCTGCTTTGCCTCTGTGGGACGACCTCAAGCCAATGGCCAAGTCGAAGCCTTTAACAAGATTATCTCCGAGGGGGATCAAGAAGAAACTAGATGAAGCCAAGGGTCTATGGGCCGATGAGCTGCCAAACGTCTTATGGtctccgcaccacggctaa